One part of the Buchnera aphidicola (Macrosiphoniella sanborni) genome encodes these proteins:
- the repA gene encoding plasmid replication initiator RepA, translating to MSRKNYIYNRKPCFNPPKNEKKRSAFICYAMKQASAIDVARSKLNHTLLPIDPKTGNVLTRFRRLNEHRACAMRAMVLAMLYYFNIDSQLVEASIEKLADECGLSTFSDSGNKSITRASRLITEFMEPMGFVRCKKIKTKVMSNYIPKKIFLTPMFFVLCNIPESKINYYLKRESLFQGGGGQKIFISFSDIKMISELDEKTVRKKILNALINYYTASELTKIGPQGLKKKIDIEYSNLCKLYKKKQ from the coding sequence GTGTCTAGAAAAAATTACATATATAATCGAAAACCATGTTTTAATCCACCTAAAAATGAAAAAAAAAGATCTGCATTTATTTGTTATGCAATGAAGCAAGCATCAGCAATAGACGTTGCTAGAAGTAAATTAAATCATACTTTACTTCCTATAGATCCTAAAACTGGTAATGTTTTAACTCGATTTAGACGATTAAATGAACATCGTGCGTGCGCGATGAGAGCAATGGTTCTAGCAATGTTATATTATTTTAATATTGATTCTCAATTAGTTGAAGCCTCTATTGAAAAATTAGCAGATGAATGTGGATTATCTACTTTTTCAGATTCTGGTAATAAATCTATTACTCGTGCTTCAAGATTAATTACTGAATTTATGGAACCAATGGGTTTTGTTAGATGTAAAAAAATTAAAACTAAAGTTATGAGTAATTATATACCTAAAAAAATATTTTTAACACCAATGTTTTTTGTATTATGTAATATTCCAGAATCAAAAATAAATTACTATTTAAAACGTGAAAGTTTATTTCAAGGAGGGGGGGGTCAAAAAATATTTATTTCTTTTTCAGACATAAAAATGATATCAGAATTAGATGAAAAAACTGTTAGAAAAAAAATTTTAAATGCTTTAATAAATTATTACACTGCTAGTGAACTAACAAAAATAGGTCCTCAAGGTCTTAAAAAAAAGATAGATATTGAATATAGTAATTTATGTAAGTTATATAAAAAAAAACAATAA
- a CDS encoding TIGR00645 family protein, with amino-acid sequence MEKMIEKGIYASRWLMFPVYVGLSFGFILLTLKFFQQILFIMPDIVDMSESGLVLVVLSLIDIALVGGLLVMVMFSGYENFISKMDIQDNEKRLGWMGTMDVNSIKNKVASSIVAISSVHLLRLFMEAEKILDNKIILCVIIHLTFVLSAFGMAYIDKMSKKKHLLH; translated from the coding sequence ATGGAAAAAATGATTGAAAAGGGGATATATGCTTCTCGTTGGTTAATGTTTCCTGTATATGTAGGATTATCTTTTGGTTTTATATTGTTAACATTAAAATTTTTTCAACAAATTCTATTTATTATGCCTGATATTGTTGATATGTCTGAATCTGGCTTAGTTTTGGTAGTTTTATCATTAATTGATATTGCATTAGTAGGTGGGTTATTAGTAATGGTTATGTTTTCTGGATATGAAAATTTTATTTCTAAAATGGATATACAAGATAATGAGAAAAGATTGGGATGGATGGGTACAATGGATGTAAATTCTATAAAAAATAAAGTTGCATCATCAATAGTAGCAATTTCTTCTGTACATCTTTTGCGTCTTTTCATGGAAGCGGAAAAAATATTAGATAATAAAATAATATTATGTGTCATAATTCATTTAACTTTTGTTTTATCTGCTTTTGGAATGGCATATATTGATAAAATGAGCAAAAAAAAACATCTTTTACATTAA
- the repA gene encoding plasmid replication initiator RepA, with amino-acid sequence MISRKNYINNPNPLFTPPKNNKKRPAFIYYAMKKASEIDVARCELNYILQMKNIKIGFPIQRFRRLNEHRACAMRAMVLAMLYHFNISSDLVQASVEQLSDECGLSTLSKAGNKSITRASRLITEFMEPMGFVTCQKKWDKILGNYMPKIITLTPLFFKLFDVSENKLINAKKQQLGWINKNLISKGLKPIRMIDAQRRSKDIQIKNIFKYRISRHAFYKKKRNAQRLISLNEKEARQTILRALVAKYSISELTKLGPEGLKKQVNISYYYLKKIATNKYPDN; translated from the coding sequence ATGATTTCAAGAAAAAATTATATAAATAATCCAAATCCACTATTCACACCACCTAAAAATAATAAAAAACGTCCTGCTTTTATATACTATGCAATGAAAAAAGCATCAGAAATAGATGTAGCAAGATGTGAATTAAATTATATTTTACAAATGAAAAATATTAAAATAGGATTTCCGATACAAAGATTTAGAAGATTAAATGAACACCGTGCGTGCGCGATGAGAGCGATGGTTTTAGCAATGCTATATCATTTTAATATATCTTCTGATCTCGTTCAAGCATCTGTTGAACAATTATCTGACGAATGTGGTTTGTCTACATTATCTAAAGCAGGTAATAAATCTATTACTCGTGCTTCAAGATTAATTACTGAATTTATGGAACCAATGGGTTTTGTTACCTGTCAAAAGAAATGGGATAAAATATTAGGAAATTATATGCCTAAAATTATTACCCTTACTCCATTATTTTTTAAATTATTTGATGTTTCTGAAAACAAATTAATTAACGCTAAAAAACAACAATTGGGATGGATAAATAAAAATCTTATTAGTAAAGGTTTAAAACCAATAAGAATGATCGATGCTCAAAGACGATCTAAAGACATACAAATTAAAAATATTTTTAAATACAGAATATCCAGGCATGCTTTTTATAAGAAAAAAAGAAATGCTCAACGTTTAATTTCTTTAAATGAAAAAGAAGCAAGACAAACTATTCTACGTGCACTAGTTGCTAAATATTCTATAAGTGAACTAACAAAATTAGGTCCAGAGGGATTAAAAAAACAAGTTAATATTAGTTATTATTATCTTAAAAAGATAGCAACAAATAAATATCCTGACAATTAA
- the leuD gene encoding 3-isopropylmalate dehydratase small subunit, translated as MLKYIEHTGVIVPLNIANIDTDILIPKQFLKQVNKQGLGKFLFYDWRFMDGNQLLKNEEFILNQKIYQNASILITGENFGCGSSREHAVWSLLDYGFKIIIAPSFSDIFYNNSINNKLLLINLSKKKVSFLFDLINSNPGICAKINFINKQIIINKKIVSFDFDDSQFLFFSSDLDNIDLTMQYLDNIKNYEKNIPDFLIKRKDFKSDC; from the coding sequence ATGTTGAAATATATCGAACATACTGGTGTTATTGTTCCTTTAAATATTGCAAATATAGATACAGATATTCTTATTCCAAAACAATTCTTAAAACAAGTTAATAAACAGGGTTTAGGAAAATTTTTATTTTATGATTGGCGTTTTATGGATGGGAATCAATTATTAAAAAATGAAGAATTTATTTTGAATCAAAAGATTTATCAAAATGCTAGCATTTTGATAACTGGTGAAAATTTTGGTTGTGGATCTTCAAGAGAGCATGCTGTTTGGTCTCTATTAGATTATGGATTTAAAATTATAATTGCGCCAAGTTTTTCTGATATTTTTTATAATAATAGTATTAATAATAAATTGTTACTAATTAATTTATCAAAAAAAAAAGTTAGTTTTCTTTTTGATCTTATTAATTCTAATCCTGGAATTTGCGCTAAAATTAATTTTATTAATAAACAAATTATTATAAATAAAAAAATTGTTTCATTTGATTTTGATGATTCTCAATTTTTATTTTTTTCAAGTGATTTAGATAATATTGATTTAACTATGCAATATTTAGACAATATAAAAAACTATGAGAAAAATATACCTGATTTTTTAATTAAAAGAAAAGATTTTAAATCTGATTGTTAA
- the leuC gene encoding 3-isopropylmalate dehydratase large subunit, whose amino-acid sequence MGKTLYQKIYDSHIIHEDKNNSSILYIDLHLLHEVTSPQAFDSLRNKNRLVRQPKKTFATMDHNVSTENKDINASGSMAKIQMEQLIKNCHEFNISLYDISNPNQGIVHVIAPEKGMTLPGMTIVCGDSHTSTHGAFGALSFGIGTSEVEHVLATQTLKQQRFKNMKIEVIGKIPRLITAKDIILFIIGKLGSSSGSGYVIEFCGNVIEKMSMEERMTICNMAIEMGAKSGLIAPDEITYSYLKNKVYSPLETFWEKSLFYWKTLKSDKNAFFDKIFTIDISNLAPQITWGTNPDQVISIDEKIPDYNTFTSSTKRNLAKSACKYMGLEKDSYLTTITIDKVFIGSCTNARIEDLRLAAKILKNKKIANNVKAIVVPGSGSVKEQAEKEGLDKIFINSGFEWRLPGCSMCLGMNKDRLNYGERCASTSNRNFEGRQGRGGRTHLVSPIMAAAAAIYGRFFDIRNLDYSENNKIC is encoded by the coding sequence ATGGGTAAAACATTATATCAAAAAATATATGATTCACATATTATTCATGAAGATAAAAATAACTCATCTATTTTATATATAGATTTACATTTGCTTCATGAAGTGACTTCTCCACAAGCATTTGATTCATTAAGAAATAAAAATAGATTAGTAAGACAACCTAAAAAAACATTTGCTACTATGGATCATAATGTATCTACAGAAAATAAAGATATTAATGCATCTGGTTCAATGGCAAAAATACAGATGGAACAATTAATAAAAAATTGTCATGAATTTAATATATCATTATATGATATAAGTAATCCTAATCAAGGAATAGTTCATGTAATTGCTCCTGAAAAGGGTATGACATTACCAGGTATGACAATTGTTTGTGGTGACTCTCATACATCTACTCATGGTGCATTTGGTGCTTTATCTTTCGGTATTGGAACTTCAGAGGTAGAACATGTTCTTGCCACACAAACGTTAAAGCAACAACGTTTTAAAAATATGAAAATAGAAGTTATAGGAAAAATTCCCCGATTAATTACCGCAAAAGATATTATATTATTTATTATAGGAAAATTAGGATCATCTAGTGGATCTGGTTATGTAATTGAGTTTTGTGGCAATGTCATTGAAAAGATGAGTATGGAAGAAAGAATGACTATTTGTAATATGGCAATTGAAATGGGAGCAAAATCAGGATTAATTGCACCTGATGAAATTACATATTCATATTTAAAAAATAAAGTTTATTCTCCTTTAGAGACATTTTGGGAAAAATCACTGTTTTATTGGAAAACTTTAAAATCAGATAAAAATGCTTTTTTTGATAAAATTTTTACTATAGATATATCAAATTTAGCACCTCAAATTACTTGGGGAACAAATCCTGATCAAGTCATATCAATTGATGAAAAAATACCAGATTATAATACATTTACTTCTTCAACAAAAAGAAATTTAGCAAAATCTGCTTGTAAATACATGGGATTAGAAAAAGACTCTTATTTAACAACTATTACTATAGATAAAGTTTTTATTGGATCTTGCACCAATGCGCGAATAGAAGATTTAAGATTAGCAGCGAAAATATTAAAAAATAAAAAAATTGCAAATAATGTGAAGGCAATTGTTGTTCCAGGATCTGGATCAGTTAAAGAACAAGCTGAAAAAGAAGGTTTAGATAAAATATTTATAAATTCTGGTTTTGAATGGAGATTACCTGGTTGTTCTATGTGTTTAGGTATGAATAAAGATAGATTAAATTATGGTGAACGTTGTGCTTCTACTAGTAATAGAAATTTTGAGGGACGTCAGGGGAGGGGAGGACGTACGCATTTAGTAAGTCCAATCATGGCTGCAGCAGCTGCGATATATGGAAGATTTTTTGATATTAGAAATTTAGATTATAGTGAGAATAATAAAATATGTTGA
- the leuB gene encoding 3-isopropylmalate dehydrogenase — MKNKYRIAVLPGDGIGPEVMQEAYKILKILQNYFSLELEIKEFNIGGIAIDKEGIALPQTTLLGCENSDAILFGSVGGKKWNNLPIERRPERASLLPLRKHFNLFYNLRPAKLYSELRYLSPLRSNIIKDGFDILCVRELTGGIYFGEPRGRSKKNNIEYAFDTEIYYDYEINRIAHIAFQLARTRKYKVCSIDKSNVLNSSILWREIVQKVSKNYPDVHLSHLYIDNATMQIIQNPNQFDVLLCSNLFGDILSDECAVITGSIGMLPSASLNEKKFGLYEPAGGSAPDIQGKNIANPIAQILSLSMLVRYGMKLTKIANKIDESVVSVLKKGYRTADISNDNNFLKTNEMGDAIANTLINGG, encoded by the coding sequence ATGAAAAATAAATACCGTATTGCAGTACTTCCTGGTGATGGTATAGGTCCTGAAGTTATGCAAGAAGCATATAAAATTTTAAAAATTTTACAAAATTATTTTTCTTTAGAATTAGAAATAAAAGAATTTAATATTGGAGGTATTGCTATTGATAAAGAAGGTATTGCTTTACCCCAAACAACATTATTAGGTTGTGAAAATTCAGATGCTATTTTATTTGGTTCCGTAGGAGGTAAAAAATGGAATAATCTTCCAATAGAAAGGCGTCCTGAAAGAGCTTCTTTATTACCTTTAAGAAAACATTTTAATCTGTTTTATAATTTAAGACCAGCTAAATTATATTCAGAATTAAGATATTTATCACCTCTCCGTTCAAATATTATAAAAGATGGTTTTGATATATTATGTGTTAGAGAATTAACAGGAGGAATTTATTTTGGAGAACCTAGGGGACGTTCAAAAAAAAATAATATTGAATATGCTTTTGATACTGAAATTTATTATGATTATGAAATTAATAGAATTGCGCATATAGCTTTTCAATTAGCTCGTACTAGAAAATATAAAGTTTGTTCCATAGATAAATCAAATGTTTTAAATAGTTCTATTTTATGGAGAGAAATTGTTCAAAAAGTTTCTAAAAATTATCCAGACGTTCATTTATCTCATTTATATATCGATAATGCTACTATGCAAATTATTCAAAATCCTAATCAGTTCGATGTTTTGTTATGTTCTAATCTTTTTGGAGATATTCTTTCCGATGAATGTGCAGTAATCACTGGTTCGATTGGTATGTTACCATCTGCTAGTTTAAATGAAAAAAAGTTTGGTTTATATGAACCTGCTGGTGGATCTGCACCTGACATTCAAGGTAAAAACATTGCTAATCCCATTGCTCAAATTCTTTCATTGTCAATGTTAGTGAGATATGGAATGAAATTGACAAAAATTGCAAATAAAATTGATGAATCAGTTGTTTCTGTTTTAAAAAAGGGTTACAGAACAGCTGATATATCAAATGATAATAATTTTTTAAAAACTAATGAAATGGGTGATGCTATTGCTAATACTTTAATTAATGGTGGATAA